Proteins encoded by one window of Yamadazyma tenuis chromosome 2, complete sequence:
- the AHP1 gene encoding peroxiredoxin type-2 (EggNog:ENOG503P4XY; COG:O), protein MQQGDKFPSGIEFLYIPVSKGEDALACSRPLKLSFDKLIADGNLLVVSVPAAFSPLCTEQHLPEILTNFDKLDALGIKNVVVYSVNDAFTLNAWGKLLVNKYNVERNVYFASDPNGQFTASHKLGSDKSKFGMGYRSERFAMVISKGVVAYLKKDDQGMENSGIKGIITAKL, encoded by the coding sequence ATGCAACAAGGTGATAAATTTCCCTCAGGAATCGAATTCCTCTATATCCCCGTGTCAAAGGGCGAGGACGCCCTCGCGTGCTCACGGCCATTGAAGCTCTCGTTTGATAAGCTCATTGCCGACGGAAATCTCCTCGTAGTTTCGGTGCCGGCGGCGTTTTCGCCTCTCTGCACTGAACAGCACCTCCCTGAGATTTTAACCAACTTTGATAAACTCGATGCCCTAGGAATTAAGAACGTCGTGGTGTACTCGGTGAACGACGCATTCACTTTGAACGCGTGGGGGAAACTTCTTGTCAACAAATACAACGTTGAAAGAAATGTGTACTTTGCATCTGATCCCAATGGACAGTTCACGGCATCTCACAAATTGGGGTctgacaagtccaagtttggGATGGGTTACCGGAGTGAACGGTTTGCGATGGTGATCTCCAAGGGCGTGGTGGcgtacttgaagaaggatgACCAGGGAATGGAGAACAGTGGGATTAAGGGAATTATCACTGCCAAGTTGTGA
- the TRM82 gene encoding tRNA (guanine-N(7)-)-methyltransferase non-catalytic subunit trm82 (BUSCO:EOG092632TF; COG:J; EggNog:ENOG503NW8P) has protein sequence MKHPFQNIEATSTHLFATVKNSLQVFSLNDGILVGEWLDTVDSQQNLVKQHQAKFEQLQKQEDIKSSSEEPETKRAESNSKTKIPKFPTPGPGAPPIYNYIRCLELTSDEKYLIGTTDSDKSIIIFELDFNSANCLKLVKRQVFPKRPCSISVADNNTTAVVGDKFGDVYKIPIDCEPPIDEKLLKPILGHVSMLTDVLVGENEGRQYILTSDRDEHIKVSHYPQTFVVKHWLFGHDEFISSMIFPSFDKTLLVTGGGDDSIYLWDWIHNKALASFNLRSLVEAYLNESHYPPERFRTETSVKEICVVKIVSSGRKIFVLLENVTCVLYFTINEDLTFSIDKVLDVPHPLVDLTISENQLIGASDSENILTFINIDPFEVVHNEISSKIAVLNPCDVSSRDDFYPLYAMNNLRKRSEH, from the coding sequence ATGAAGCATCCATTCCAAAATATAGAAGCCACCAGCACCCATTTGTTTGCGACTGTCAAGAACAGCCTCCAAGTGTTCTCTCTAAATGATGGAATACTCGTGGGAGAATGGCTCGATACCGTCGACAGTCAACAAAACTTGGTCAAACAGCATCAAGCCAAGTTTGAGCAGCTTCAGAAACAAGAAGACATCAAACTGAGCTCAGAGGAGCCAGAAACTAAGAGAGCAGAGTCTAACCTGAAGACCAAGATCCCTAAGTTCCCAACTCCAGGACCAGGTGCTCCTCCAATATATAACTATATCAGATGCTTGGAACTAACCAGTGATGAGAAGTATTTGATTGGCACAACCGACAGTGACAAGTCCATCATCATATTCGAGTTGGACTTTAATAGTGCCAActgtttgaagttggtcaagagACAAGTGTTTCCTAAGAGGCCTTGCTCTATCTCTGTGGCTGATAACAACACCACAGCTGTTGTGGGAGAtaagtttggtgatgtttaCAAGATCCCAATAGACTGCGAACCAcctattgatgaaaaattgtTAAAACCCATCTTAGGACATGTCTCCATGTTGACCGATGTGTTAGTAGGCGAGAATGAAGGTCGCCAGTACATTTTAACCAGCGACAGAGATGAACATATAAAGGTTTCTCATTACCCACAAACATTTGTGGTAAAGCATTGGCTTTTTGGTCACGATGAGTTCATATCATCTATGATATTCCCTTCCTTTGATAAAACATTATTGGTCACCGGAGGAGGCGATGACTCCATATACTTGTGGGATTGGATCCATAATAAGGCCCTTGCATCATTCAATCTCAGGAGCCTTGTGGAAGCGTATTTGAACGAATCTCACTATCCTCCAGAACGGTTCAGAACAGAAACATCTGTCAAAGAAATTTGTGTTGTGAAAATCGTCAGCTCTGGGAGAAAGATCTTTGTATTGTTGGAGAACGTCACCTGCGTGTTGTATTTCACGATAAATGAAGATTTGACGTTTTCTATAGATAAAGTGTTGGATGTGCCTCATCCTTTGGTAGATTTGACCATTTCGGAAAATCAACTAATTGGAGCTTCTGACTCCGAGAACATCctcaccttcatcaacatcgacCCATTCGAGGTTGTCCACAATGAGATTTCCTCCAAAATAGCTGTATTGAACCCATGTGATGTCAGCTCCAGAGACGACTTCTACCCTCTTTACGCCATGAACAACTTGAGGAAAAGAAGTGAACACTAG
- the SRC1 gene encoding inner nuclear membrane protein enriched at telomere/subtelomere region (EggNog:ENOG503NUKS; COG:U), translating into MDQKTYLEDDFDPKSLKVAQLRGILVEHRVQYPSNAKKSELVNIFLEKVYPQRRQLRDAYWSAVNNPSTSGFIDKQKSSKNSSKKDGKSDNKLKDEESHRKKSKKNKTDSAPQKKKLAKEEESSDVVSSRESTFSEENIFQSPPSGPGPHGKKRKGVTQDVTPSPKKAPVGGLFDNESDEVGFREELLKSFTPRKKVKNSKTVKAETETLQPKVASPKQETSVHSTPSRSIITSHSSISTPKLSSIDQFDSDASTDNENEDPVQVSPKVASPKVESSELTPKVKSPKSPKVKVNSPKSPIVKSSPKMKSPKSASSNTPTKFQLKPSAFTTLEEEAQDFDKVLKKKHDDEIPPFHESASIIKLTPGPKLAPRPRSIDVISESSYVEDEESEDEDQDEDQEEDTQPTPKKSLAPILLYIWLWFLLSLTGFFLFWYREQSFLIGYCGSSIDEPTFYNSQYPIVNSLGQYLDSFKPQCVKCPGHGRCFEYLELACYEDFVVSKPWYYDLVPFLHPSEKKCVPDTKKAEKLEAMINFSLDILRSKNAMVNCGIGNDNEESGLSQDDLYELLLSMKAPYITLEEFNELWERSLVEIEKEPEIITELSHRHVQPIDSHHHQRHEEKTKNQVFRSTSLQNLSLKCQLQSTLVLTLYRNKDSIIGVMVLTIIVIIIKLQYDEHLKQKHKINQIYHDIIHKLQEQRSQPIKYIGANQLRDLMLIETNLKYKLNLWKQVSTKIEKNSNISYRLIEHHGEIIKVWEWVGTVG; encoded by the exons ATGGATCAGAAAACGTACCTAGAAGACG ATTTCGATCCCAAGTCCTTAAAGGTCGCGCAATTGCGCGGCATCTTGGTCGAGCATCGCGTCCAATATCCGTCCAACGCCAAAAAGTCTGAGTTGGTGAATATTTTCCTTGAAAAAGTGTACCCACAAAGACGCCAGTTGCGAGACGCATACTGGAGCGCCGTCAACAATCCAAGTACGAGTGGGTTCATCGACAAACAAAAGTCTTCGAAAAATTCAAGCAAGAAAGATGGTAAATCGGATAACAAGTTAAAGGATGAAGAATCACATaggaagaagctgaaaaagaacaagacTGATTCGGCCccacagaagaagaaactcgCAAAAGAGGAGGAGAGTTCCGACGTGGTCTCTTCCCGAGAGTCGACTTTCAGTGAAGAGAACATCTTCCAGTCACCGCCTTCAGGTCCTGGTCCCCATGGAAAGAAACGTAAAGGTGTCACCCAGGATGTCACACCACTGCCCAAGAAGGCGCCAGTTGGCGGGCTTTTTGATAATGAGAGTGACGAAGTGGGTTTCCGTGAAGAGCTTCTCAAGAGCTTTACTCCTAGGAAAAAGGTCAAAAATAGCAAGACTGTTAAGGCAGAGACTGAAACTCTCCAGCCAAAAGTTGCTTCTCCCAAGCAAGAAACGTCTGTGCACCTGACACCTTCCAGGAGCATCATCACCTCGCATTCGAGTATCTCGACTCCGAAACTTTCTTCTATTGATCAGTTTGACAGTGATGCGTCTACCGACAATGAGAATGAAGATCCGGTCCAGGTGTCGCCAAAGGTAGCTTCGCCAAAGGTAGAATCATCAGAGTTAACTCCAAAGGTAAAGtctccaaaatctccaaagGTAAAGGTAAACTCTCCAAAGTCTCCAATAGTAAAGTCTTCTCCCAAGATGAAGTCTCCAAAATCAGCATCTTCCAACACACCTACAAAGTTCCAGCTCAAACCATCTGCCTTCACCACTctcgaagaagaagctcaagaCTTCGACAAAGTGTTAAAGAAAAAGCACGACGACGAAATACCACCATTCCACGAGTCCGCAagtatcatcaagttgactCCAGGACCCAAACTCGCCCCCAGACCAAGGTCAATAGATGTGATCTCAGAGTCCTCATATGTcgaggatgaagaaagtgaagaCGAAGATCAAGAcgaagatcaagaagaagataccCAACCAACCCCCAAGAAGTCCTTGGctccaattcttttgtACATTTGGCTTTGGTTCCTTCTCTCTCTCACcgggttcttcttgttctggTATCGAGAACAAAGCTTCTTGATCGGATACTGTGGCAGTTCCATTGACGAACCAACTTTCTACAATTCCCAGTATCCAATTGTCAACAGTTTAGGGCAGTATTTGGACTCGTTCAAACCCCAATGTGTGAAGTGTCCTGGACATGGTAGATGTtttgagtacttggagttggcaTGCTACGAAGATTTTGTGGTGTCCAAGCCTTGGTACTATGATTTAGTACCGTTTTTGCATCCTTCGGAAAAGAAATGTGTTCCTGACACCAAGAAGGCGGAAAAGCTTGAGGCCatgatcaacttctcttTGGATATCTTACGGTCCAAGAATGCCATGGTCAATTGTGGAATCGGAAACGATAATGAAGAAAGTGGACTTTCCCAAGATGACTTGTATGAGCTTTTACTTTCGATGAAAGCTCCGTACATCACCTTGGAAGAATTCAATGAACTCTGGGAACGATcacttgttgaaatcgAAAAAGAACCCGAAATAATT ACTGAACTTTCACATCGTCACGTACAACCCATCGATTCgcatcaccaccaaagacaTGAGGAGAAAACCAAGAACCAAGTTTTTCGATCAACGTCCCTACAAAACCTTAGTTTAAAGTGCCAATTACAAAGCACTTTGGTGCTAACTCTTTACAGGAATAAGGATTCTATCATTGGTGTGATGGTGCTCACCATCATCGTGATTATCATTAAACTCCAGTACGACGAGCATTTAAAGCAGAAacacaaaatcaaccagaTCTACCACGACATCATCCACAAGTTGCAAGAGCAACGGCTGCAGCCTATCAAGTACATAGGGGCCAACCAGTTGCGAGATTTGATGTTGATCGAGACCAATCTCAAGTataagttgaacttgtggAAGCAGGTGAGCACTAAGATTGAGAAGAACTCTAATATAAGCTACCGGTTGATTGAACATCACGGtgaaatcatcaaggtGTGGGAGTGGGTAGGCACTGTTGGCTGA
- the CPR1 gene encoding Peptidyl-prolyl cis-trans isomerase (EggNog:ENOG503P1SD; COG:O), producing MSKVFFDISANGAKLGRVTFKLYNDVVPKTTENFRALCTGEKGFGYANSAFHRVIPQFMLQGGDFTRGNGTGGKSIYGEKFADENFAKKHEKPGLLSMANAGPNTNGSQFFITTVACPWLDGKHVVFGEVVDGYDVVKQVESYGSSTGATRAKIVIEASGEL from the coding sequence ATGTCCAAGGTTTTCTTCGATATCTCCGCCAACGGTGCCAAATTGGGTAGAgtcaccttcaagttgtacaacGATGTTGTGCCAAAGACCACCGAAAACTTCAGAGCCTTGTGCACTGGTGAAAAGGGTTTCGGATACGCCAACTCTGCTTTCCACAGAGTCATTCCTCAATTCATGTTGCAAGGAGGTGATTTCACCAGAGGTAACGGTACCGGAGGTAAGTCCATCTACGGAGAAAAGTTTGCCGATGAAAACTTTGCCAAGAAGCACGAAAAGCCTGGTTTGTTATCCATGGCCAACGCTGGTCCTAACACCAACGGAtctcaattcttcatcaccactgtTGCCTGCCCATGGTTGGACGGAAAGCACGTTGTTTTCGGAGAAGTTGTCGACGGATACGACGTTGTAAAGCAGGTTGAATCCTACGGTTCCAGCACTGGTGCCACCAGAGCCAAGATTGTTATCGAGGCTTCCGGTGAGCTCTAA
- a CDS encoding uncharacterized protein (EggNog:ENOG503PMKE) → MQVQILHGIKTFIGVVHGPAVAAVALTAVGSYIHVSQLIQLHNHPEDAQKLDANDYAWDIYSSVLNLVFLTRFALNTQLNVAWESVLLVVQFGFLAHNVLTLGIVLTWSWVSVLYYLQIVCPAVMNVINILDYFRGHMGVTHLMVNFNNNILPVLLTNSFMCINLSFKVYYDTWTMTAYRLLENSLKIYCLYQYILYELFNQFEDEFLPYEGHSRQDYFLVVTLIMQVVYDGGTCGR, encoded by the coding sequence ATGCAAGTTCAAATCCTTCACGGCATAAAAACTTTTATCGGAGTGGTGCACGGGCCCGCAGTGGCAGCAGTGGCACTCACGGCGGTGGGGTCGTACATCCACGTGAGCCAGCTCATACAACTTCACAATCATCCAGAGGATGCTCAAAAACTCGATGCCAATGACTATGCGTGGGACATTTACTCGAGTGTGTTAAACCTTGTGTTTCTCACGCGGTTTGCCCTCAACACCCAATTGAATGTAGCATGGGAACTGGTTCTTCTCGTGGTGCAGTTTGGGTTTCTTGCTCACAACGTGCTAACGCTAGGGATAGTGTTAACATGGAGCTGGGTGTCGGTGCTCTATTACCTCCAGATTGTGTGTCCAGCGGTGATGAATGTGATCAACATTTTGGACTATTTTCGGGGCCACATGGGGGTTACCCATTTGATGGtgaatttcaacaacaacataTTGCCGGTGTTATTGACAAACTCGTTTATGTGCATCAACCTATCTTTCAAAGTGTACTACGATACATGGACAATGACGGCGTAccgacttcttgaaaaccTGTTGAAGATCTACTGTTTGTATCAGTATATTTTGTATGAGTTGttcaaccaatttgaagacGAGTTTTTACCGTATGAAGGGCACAGTCGACAGGATTATTTTTTAGTGGTTACGCTTATAATGCAGGTGGTATATGACGGTGGTACATGTGGGCGTTGA
- a CDS encoding uncharacterized protein (EggNog:ENOG503NXYQ; BUSCO:EOG09262V8E; COG:S) has translation MDTYDDNPWHDEEFNIKPIRLAKRRTSLPPPAPSLESSSPDEFKMRPIRLTSRTTNNDKKSFEDDHRPRNSKDLSPIISPNTPRRRSIQIKNLPVISSSPPKLRIDKNSNDFIFAICLVDFHHIRGPEIEWWKSNYVPELDASLFKNLPFQSLPDGSHLFEETFSNFNLVYDFSTNKSYDNLNDLINFNDDPRNLQTLFGCACVRQININELSPEELERNKDIKRSIVQKALVIINRNKPIFTKIKDKLSIITRSYFLQENLSNYEVLDNLFNNLNHEINFDDNEEFFINLNLKQSLLQLRSNFLTIFKALLLEKKVLIYSNNKLELLTKFQNNLISLIPNLINNLVYSGCQLSDYQENFTGKLMQPVSLNTENRDSMLNFFGLPLKLFNTKGSFWNPYLPLQQINQLNFPETKSFMIGCSNLLFVNQSRDLGIDLLINLDTYELTFPNGMDSDLVLSSFDKSFINNVINNCSNDKVVVENENFVGSDDYIRYQFEDYILSFVSTVRFNQYLDKFNQYPPGFTNSPNADANEDNNPYNGDLSAFNLAFVDEWKKSHNFEIWDLTCDEFVFNFVTPRHVSVDSTNTSALTNFFSNLNFKFIKNDEPDSEVKPNKFIEKLRVAPEQGHKPKKSSSDEKWNFFKRSSH, from the coding sequence ATGGACACCTACGACGACAATCCGTGGCACGATGAGgagttcaacatcaagCCTATCCGTCTTGCTAAGAGACGCACGTCTCTACCACCACCCGCACCAAGCCTCGAGTCCTCGTCCCCTGACGAATTCAAAATGCGTCCCATCAGATTGACCAGCagaaccaccaacaacgaCAAAAAATCCTTTGAAGACGATCACAGGCCTCGTAACAGCAAGGATCTCAGTCCTATAATAAGTCCCAACACCCCACGCCGTCGGTCCATCCAGATAAAGAACTTACCTGTCATTTCCAGCTCTCCTCCCAAGTTGAGGATCGATAAGAACTCCAACGACTTTATATTTGCCATCTGTTTGGTCGACTTCCACCACATCCGGGGGCCTGAGATTGAATGGTGGAAGTCCAACTATGTGCCCGAGTTGGATGCCAGccttttcaagaacttacCGTTTCAATCTCTCCCAGACGGGTCTCATTTATTTGAGGAAaccttttccaacttcaacttggtatACGacttttccaccaacaagtcgTACGACAATTTGAACGACTTGATAAACTTTAACGACGACCCTCGAAACCTCCAGACGCTATTTGGTTGTGCTTGTGTGCGTCAGATCAATATCAATGAGTTAAGCCCGGAGGAACTTGAGAGAAACAAGGATATCAAGCGGTCAATTGTCCAGAAAGCATTGGTGATCATCAACCGGAACAAAcccatcttcaccaaaatcaaggatAAATTGTCGATTATAACCAGATCCTACTTCTTGCAGGAGAACCTTCTGAATTACGAAGTGCTCGACAACTTGTTTAACAATTTAAACCACgaaatcaactttgacGACAACGAGGAATTCTTCATTAATTTAAACCTCAAGCAGTcacttctccaactccggtccaacttcttgactATCTTCAAGgcattgttgttggagaagaaggtgcTCATTTACTCGAATAACAAACTCGAACTTCTAACGAAGTTCCAAAATAACTTGATCAGTTTGATCCCCAACctcatcaacaacctcGTTTACTCGGGGTGTCAGTTAAGTGACTACCAAGAAAACTTCACCGGGAAGCTTATGCAACCAGTGTCATTGAATACAGAGAACCGGGATTCTatgttgaacttctttggtCTTCCTTTGAAACTCTTCAATACTAAAGGGTCATTCTGGAATCCTTACTTGCCACTTCAGcaaatcaaccaattgaacttCCCAGAGACCAAGTCATTTATGATTGGCTGCTCCAATCTCTTGTTCGTGAACCAGCTGCGCGATCTAGGCATCGATTTGCTTATAAATTTGGATACTTATGAACTAACATTCCCCAATGGTATGGATAGCGACTTGGTCTTGTCATCCTTCGACAAAAGTTTCATTAATAATGTTATCAACAACTGCTCCAACGATAAAGTGGTAGTAGAGAACGAGAATTTCGTGGGCAGTGATGACTACATCAGGTATCAATTTGAAGACTACATTCTTTCGTTTGTATCTACAGTTAGATTCAATCAATACTTGGATAAGTTCAACCAGTATCCTCCTGGTTTTACTAACAGCCCCAACGCAGATGCCAATGAAGACAACAATCCCTACAATGGAGACTTATCAGCATTTAACTTGGCATTTGTCGATGAGTGGAAAAAGTCCCACAACTTCGAGATCTGGGACCTCACCTGCGATGAGTTTGTGTTCAACTTCGTGACCCCTCGACATGTGTCAGTTGACTCGACAAACACACTGGCACTCACCAACtttttttccaacttgaacttcaagttcataaAAAATGATGAACCTGACTCTGAAGTCAAGCCCAATAAATTTATAGAAAAGCTTCGGGTTGCTCCTGAGCAGGGTCACAAGCCCAAAAAATCGTCTCTGGATGAGAAATGGAATTTTTTCAAAAGGAGCTCCCACTAA
- the GIR2 gene encoding Protein gir2 (EggNog:ENOG503NYCM; BUSCO:EOG09265K60; COG:S): MDPLEEQQQELEVLDSIYPDELEKHSESSFTVSIKLDTTSSKIHTLVLSVKYPPEYPNEPPQMTLAKEEEYEANDDSDDDSDEDARQLARNINLPEQVSFDRDDLKSILAKLNEEAELQLGMPSVFAIITLMKDEGEDLFRRKLGVLEKHREDELNKQEAESSKKFIGTKVTTESFNKWREQFRKELGVDERLANFYKAQHGGKMSGREIFEKGLANDDDLVEAFDSVKV, translated from the coding sequence aTGGATCCACTCGAAGAACAACAGCAGGAGCTTGAAGTGCTTGACCTGATCTACCCcgatgagttggagaagcaCTCCGAATCTCTGTTCACTGTGAgcatcaagttggacaCCACTTCTTCTAAAATTCACACTTTGGTGTTATCAGTTAAGTATCCTCCCGAATACCCCAATGAGCCTCCACAGATGACATTGGCTAAAGAGGAGGAGTACGAGGCCAATGATGACAGCGACGACGACAGCGACGAAGATGCCCGCCAGTTGGCCCGAAACATCAACTTGCCGGAGCAGGTGAGCTTTGATAgagatgatttgaagagcatcttggccaagttgaatgagGAAGCCGAGTTGCAATTAGGAATGCCATCGGTATTTGCCATTATAACGTTGATGAAGGACGAAGGTGAAGACCTCTTTCGGCGTAAGTTGGGAGTGTTGGAGAAGCACCgtgaagatgagttgaacaaacAGGAAGCTGAACTGTCGAAGAAGTTTATTGGAACCAAGGTGACCACTGAATCGTTCAATAAATGGAGGGAGCAGTTTAGGAAGGAATTGGGGGTAGACGAGCGGTTGGCCAACTTTTACAAGGCCCAACATGGTGGGAAAATGAGTGGACGGGAGATATTTGAGAAGGGGTTGGCCAATGACGACGATTTGGTTGAGGCTTTTGACCTGGTGAAGGTTTAG
- a CDS encoding peroxisome-assembly ATPase (EggNog:ENOG503NXX7; COG:S) — MKEFQKLYHRVIDYRPPEDLQIKISLLLRKIELKHAQQIMDDQAKQGRRLHHVRFGTLSRLFRRDPNAEKMSLIKIITDEEELSNFSSPQGLLINGEVGCGKSMLMDIFASSLPHQSKMRWHFNNFILWVYNEIHSIQNEKILTANLHGYHSRLSMENEFILFEIAQKMINKNTILMLDEFMLPDIASANIIKILFTYYFKLGGVLVATSNKLPEELYSNEFHKSKFKTFVNILNYRCTSVDMRSSKDYRVQLSAQNLSDCNATVVWNNPNHTAEWNRLIKSKVLQIPHQSPLMAPEIAIADSRLGGIPGSFKVYSRVTHLPVTFSSRICYLDFDYICRGLYGSSDYITLASNYSTIVLTNVPILTTKMKNEARRFITLLDALYESKCQFYIKSEVPIDYTFFPDAQDSEAPEEIKQMVRDRNDNNLEVQDEEMFSKTSIATSSPYRPNVSTYDQNHTIEYRESQVSNYKDITAFTGEDEKFAYKRAVSRIKEMVGSTAWRQADRWVPIDDTMRPWEVTSNPTTTRDIHLQPQQLSPEAEEQVDEQIRELLHNKGKLISSLPRDIAGDMRMPFRMFNRKLAPIFSNIQHFWSMGQWNRSRKVKDEIARSWLNSTNMRD; from the coding sequence ATGAAGGAGTTCCAGAAGCTCTACCACCGTGTTATTGACTACCGGCCACCCGAAGATCTCCAGATCAAAATCAGCCTTCTTCTTAGAAAGATCGAATTGAAGCACGCCCAGCAGATCATGGACGACCAGGCCAAACAGGGTCGCCGATTGCACCATGTACGGTTCGGTACCCTCAGCCGACTCTTTCGCCGGGATCCCAACGCTGAGAAAATGCTGctcatcaaaatcatcaccgACGAGGAGGAGTTGAGTAACTTCCTGTCTCCCCAAGGACTACTCATAAACGGAGAGGTTGGGTGTGGCAAGTCGATGTTGATGGACATTTTTGCCTCGTCTTTACCCCACCAGTCCAAGATGCGGTGGCatttcaataacttcattTTATGGGTGTACAACGAGATCCACAGCATTCAGAATGAAAAAATCCTCACTGCCAACTTGCACGGGTATCACTCCCGGCTCCTGATGGAGAACGAGTTCATCTTGTTTGAAATTGCCCAGAAAatgatcaacaagaacacAATTCTCATGCTTGACGAGTTCATGCTCCCCGACATCGCGTCTGccaacatcatcaaaatcttaTTCACCTACTACTTCAAGCTCGGCGGTGTGTTGGTGGCCACCTCCAACAAGCTCCCCGAGGAGTTGTACTCGAACGAGTTCcacaagtccaagttcaagaccTTTGTCAACATTCTCAACTACCGGTGCACCTCGGTGGATATGAGGTCCAGTAAAGACTACAGAGTACAGCTTTCGGCCCAGAACCTCCTGGACTGCAATGCCACCGTCGTGTGGAACAACCCCAACCACACGGCCGAGTGGAACCGGTTGATCAAACTGAAAGTGTTGCAAATCCCCCACCAGTCACCATTAATGGCACCCGAAATCGCCATTGCAGATTCCCGTCTAGGAGGCATTCCTGGATCATTCAAAGTCTACAGCCGTGTCACTCACCTTCCAGTGACATTCTCATCCCGCATCTGCTACCTCGACTTTGACTACATTTGCCGAGGTCTCTACGGCTCATCCGATTATATCACCCTCGCATCAAACTACAGCACCATAGTCCTCACCAACGTGCCAATtctcaccaccaaaatgaAGAACGAGGCCCGGAGATTCATCACCCTTCTTGATGCTCTCTATGAGTCCAAATGCCAGTTTTACATCAAGTCTGAGGTTCCCATCGACTATACCTTTTTCCCCGATGCGCAGGACTCAGAGGCACCTGAGGAAATCAAACAAATGGTCCGGGACCGCAACGACAATAACTTAGAGGTCCAGGATGAGGAAATGTTCTCCAAAACGTCCATTGCCACCTCCAGTCCCTATCGGCCCAATGTCTCCACCTACGACCAGAATCATACAATCGAGTACCGCGAGTCGCAAGTCAGTAATTATAAGGACATCACCGCTTTCACGGGAGAAGACGAAAAGTTTGCCTACAAAAGAGCGGTGCTGAGAATCAAGGAGATGGTAGGCTCAACTGCGTGGAGACAGGCTGATCGGTGGGTACCTATTGATGATACCATGAGACCCTGGGAGGTCACCTCCAatcccaccaccaccagagATATCCATCTCCAGCCACAGCAGCTATCACCCGAGGCCGAAGAGCAGGTGGATGAACAAATCCGTGAACTTTTGCACAATAAGGGCAAATTAATTCTGTCTTTACCGAGAGATATTGCAGGAGATATGAGAATGCCGTTCCGGATGTTCAACCGCAAATTGGCACCTATTTTTTCTAACATCCAACATTTCTGGTCCATGGGCCAATGGAACCGCCTGCGGAAGGTTAAGGACGAAATTGCCCGCTCGTGGCTCAATTCCACTAATATGAGAGATTAG
- the NBP2 gene encoding HOG (high osmolarity glycerol) pathway protein (COG:T; EggNog:ENOG503NZRK) translates to MAPGTNLYPDSTQVKDFAYAESHPLHSAWQEPRSVFDEEEDDDMLDYDYGFYPRANTNDNEDDDNDYKNNDDNMEINQRAVVLFDFAPENENEVALTEGQIILISYRHGQGWLVAEDPDTGENGLVPEEYVQILEDSTKEIPRPFLPEILQEPIGEMAESESEWLDTDDEDPEKGVDELVGHVQSVSIGR, encoded by the coding sequence ATGGCACCAGGAACCAATCTATACCCGGATTCCACGCAGGTCAAGGACTTTGCGTACGCCGAGCTGCACCCACTTCACAGCGCCTGGCAGGAGCCTCGCTCAGTGTTTGATGAGGAAGAGGATGACGATATGCTTGACTATGACTACGGGTTCTACCCAAGAGCCAACACTAATgacaatgaagatgatgataatgactATAAAAACAACGATGATAACATGGAGATTAACCAGCGGGCGGTGGTGCTCTTTGACTTTGCCCctgaaaatgaaaatgaagttGCTTTGACGGAAGGACAGATTATCCTTATTAGCTATCGCCATGGGCAAGGGTGGTTGGTGGCAGAAGATCCTGACACGGGGGAGAACGGGCTTGTGCCGGAGGAGTACGTGCAGATACTTGAAGACTCCACTAAGGAGATTCCTCGACCGTTTCTACCCGAGATTTTACAGGAGCCTATAGGTGAGATGGCGGAGAGTGAGAGTGAGTGGCTTGACACGGATGACGAGGACCCGGAGAAGGGGgtggatgagttggtggGACATGTTCAGAGTGTGCTGATTGGGAGGTAG